A stretch of Henckelia pumila isolate YLH828 chromosome 4, ASM3356847v2, whole genome shotgun sequence DNA encodes these proteins:
- the LOC140863403 gene encoding 2-carboxy-1,4-naphthoquinone phytyltransferase, chloroplastic-like: MAGTAVFKANNGFGVTKINEGYHPLRHRIARNLSMQHPKQRSFGSCEKAYYTGLLASKKQVTHPRFVQKCKAEVAEAADSILLNNAPVEEEEEREAGEELSRSTLIWRAAKLPMYTVALIPALVGSAAAFQQSGQFSLWRFLVSLASFVIVNVWVNLSNDVYDFDTGADKDKKESVVNLFGSRELINNIAWSLLVIGFSGICCVAAAAASGRSVILSAFAAFCFFLYQCPPFRLSYFGVGEPLLMLAYGPLSTIAFYLLQSRTSELPISGTVVWSSLLIGFTTALILFCSHFHQISGDRAVEKMSPLVRLGTDKGSKVVKFGIVGLYSLVLALGFFQALPLPSVILGFMTLPVANLVVGFVEKNHKDKSKIFMSKYLSVRLHTVFGAALAVGLVITRILAPAAAKLVL, translated from the exons ATGGCAGGCACAGCTGTTTTCAAAGCCAACAATGGATTTGGTGTCACCAAGATCAACGAAGGGTACCATCCATTAAGGCACAGAATAGCCAG GAACTTGTCGATGCAACATCCGAAGCAGAGGTCGTTCGGAAGCTGCGAAAAAGCGTACTACACGGGTCTGTTGGCCTCAAAGAAACAAGTAACACATCCTCGTTTCGTCCAAAAATGCAAAGCCGAAGTTGCGGAGGCTGCAGATTCGATACTGCTGAATAACGCCCcggttgaagaagaagaagaaagggaGGCCGGAGAAGAGTTGTCGAGATCGACTTTGATATGGAGAGCAGCCAAACTACCTATGTACACTGTTGCTCTGATTCCGGCACTT GTAGGATCCGCAGCTGCGTTCCAGCAATCGGGCCAGTTTTCGTTATGGCGCTTCTTGGTGTCGTTGGCGTCTTTTGTAATCGTGAATGTTTGGGTCAATCTAAG caACGATGTTTATGATTTCGACACCGGAGCAGATAAGGATAAGAAAGAATCAGTAGTCAATCTTTTTGGCAG TCGCGAACTCATCAACAATATCGCGTGGTCGTTGCTTGTTATCGGTTTCTCCGGCATTTGTTGCGTGGCTGCAGCAGCTGCAAGCGGTCGTTCGGTAATACTATCGGCCTTCGCTGCGTTTTGCTTCTTCCTTTACCAG TGTCCACCGTTTCGTTTGAGTTACTTTGGTGTGGGAGAGCCCTTACTCATGCTGGCATACGGCCCGCTCTCGACCATCGCCTTCTACTTGCTCCAAAGCCGAACAAG TGAGCTGCCGATATCGGGGACGGTTGTTTGGTCATCACTTCTGATAGGTTTTACCACAGCCCTGATCCTTTTCTGCAGTCATTTCCATCAG ATCAGCGGGGATAGGGCTGTCGAGAAAATGTCCCCTTTGGTCAGGCTTGGGACGGATAAAGGTTCCAAAGTGGTGAAATTTGGTATCGTTGGGCTCTATTCCCTTGTACTGGCTCTTGGATTCTTCCAAGCTCTTCCTTTGCCTAGCGTG ATTCTTGGTTTTATGACCCTGCCGGTGGCCAACTTGGTGGTTGGTTTTGTCGAGAAGAATCACAAG GATAAATCAAAGATTTTCATGTCAAAGTATTTGTCTGTGAGATTGCACACTGTATTTGGTGCAGCATTAGCTGTTGGATTGGTGATTACTAGAATTCTTGCACCTGCTGCTGCTAAGCTTGTCCTCTAA